In the Leptospira sp. WS4.C2 genome, one interval contains:
- a CDS encoding rhodanese-like domain-containing protein: MKQFVLILLVLVTIPLVSESSKKKKVKTKPVPIENKLIDYGEFKRIVNRSEGERETHRLTEDQFLKLMSEEGVVLFDARSENRFHLLHIKGAKNLPFTEFTKESLAEIIPEKKSKILIYCNNNFEGNQEAFAAKSPAASLNLSTYNSLKAYGYDSIYELGPLLDVKKTVLPLVTDSPAP; this comes from the coding sequence ATGAAGCAGTTTGTATTGATTTTACTCGTACTTGTTACTATACCCCTGGTTTCGGAATCTTCCAAAAAGAAAAAGGTTAAAACAAAACCTGTTCCGATAGAAAATAAACTGATTGATTACGGTGAGTTCAAAAGGATTGTCAACCGGTCCGAAGGGGAAAGGGAAACACACCGCCTAACAGAGGATCAGTTTTTGAAATTGATGTCGGAAGAAGGAGTGGTTTTATTCGATGCAAGGAGTGAAAATAGATTTCACCTTTTACATATAAAGGGAGCCAAGAACCTTCCCTTTACTGAGTTCACCAAAGAATCATTAGCTGAAATCATTCCGGAAAAAAAATCCAAAATCCTAATTTATTGTAATAATAATTTTGAAGGAAACCAGGAAGCCTTTGCTGCGAAAAGCCCTGCGGCATCCCTGAATCTTTCCACCTACAACTCCTTAAAAGCCTATGGATATGATTCCATCTACGAACTGGGGCCACTCCTCGATGTGAAAAAAACGGTTCTCCCCCTTGTGACGGATTCCCCGGCACCTTGA